In one window of Arctopsyche grandis isolate Sample6627 chromosome 6, ASM5162203v2, whole genome shotgun sequence DNA:
- the LOC143912551 gene encoding uncharacterized protein LOC143912551, with translation MAISRLSFIKFLELALTCICFGIHYISFECGDIHRAILTTGTFFGFIIVMIGLAAGYVLQAPIDIRIDIFFSLIGCTLFVASGAWTIEAYQHSSKGEYRDMQFGKAAMAFINGAVFLVDAILTFSMNGDLPTFENFLTSFNWLS, from the exons GCGTTGACATGCATATGCTTCGGTATCCACTACATCAGTTTCGAATGCGGAGACAttcaccgagccatactgacAACGGGAACGTTTTTTGGCTTCATCATCGTCATGATTGGACTGGCTGCCG GATACGTATTGCAAGCGCCAATCGACATACGCATTGACATCTTCTTTTCTCTGATCGGTTGCACTCTGTTCGTTGCATCGGGTGCATGGACCATCGAAGCTTATCAACACTCATCAAAGGGCGAATATAGAGACATGCAATTCGGAAAAGCTGCAATGGCCTTCATCAACGGTGCAGTTTTCCTCGTCGATGCCATCTTAACGTTCTCAATGAATGGGGATTTACcaacttttgaaaattttttgacTTCCTTCAATTGgcttagttaa